The Rhododendron vialii isolate Sample 1 chromosome 3a, ASM3025357v1 nucleotide sequence GCGTTGCATTACTTCTGCTTCGGGCAGAGATTCCAACCCACGAAAATCTTCCAGTCTCAACGCTTTTAAGGCAGTGAGATGCTGAAGGTGCTCTGGCAGAGACTTGACACTTTCCCACCCAATTAACCTCAGGGACTCCAGCGAAACCAAGGGGTACTGAAGGTGGTTTCGTTGTTGGGTGATGGCttcatcttcctcctctctctctccagcagcagcaacaaaagGATCAGGCCAGGGGAAATAATCAAGCTCAGTTGAGAATTTACCAATTTCCAAACTTCTAAGGCCAGTGAGAGAGAGCAGGAACCTGGTCCAGTCAGTTGTCAATGTCTCAAAGCCCTCCAACGTAAGCTCCTTGAGGGACATGGGCTTGTTAGGAACAGGGTTGGCCACCATTAGTTTAGGGCAATCATATATTGTTAAACTTTCAAGAGATACAGGGAGGTACAGCCCACTTGGAAAACATGTCAGACTAGAGCAGTACAACAGACTAGCTTCTGAGAGATATACAAGATTTCCTAGCCCACTGGGCAAGAATGACAAGTCGTCGCAATCAGAAATTGAAATTTGTcttagaaatttgttttttaccAGCATTCGTTCGAGTACCAAATTGAGCTCTGGCCCTGAGATACTAGAGAATTCCAAGCGCTCTAGTGTGGTAATTGTGCTGCTCATCTTTTCTAATGCCTGGCTGCTGGGAGAAGAAATTATCAATTTCTTAATTGATGGGAAATGACCTGGAGCAGTAATCAACTTCTCACAATTATCCATGTCCAACACCTCAAGGCAAGGAAAAACGGATCCAGCACACTCATCTGCACCCATCCATTTCACTAGGTTTGGTACAAGTCCTATGATGAGTACTCTTAATGATGGAAATACAGCTGCGCCTTCACTAATTGGACCATAGAACTCAGCACCAATACATTCCAAGTTCTCCATCTCTTCTATCACAATCTCCTCAAGACAAGGAAGGTGCCCCAGTGCTGGAACTTGTTTGCATTTGTTGCACTTCATCAAGTTTATCTTAACCAAATTACAAAGCACCAACGTGGAACTTGGTGTCATCATCCATGATGCAAAATTTTCGCCCTCAAAGCATATAATGCGTAAGCCTTTTAAACTGTTGTGAGGTTGAAGGCCTTCCAACACATCTTCGTCGTTGTtaatctttttttctcttcGATAGCTCCAGTTAAAACTTAGCTCCTGAATGTATAGTTTGCATGACAAATTTGCTTTCTGTGCTTCTCCTCTGTTTGCCACATTCTGAAGTCCGCAAATCCCTAATTTGCCTCTGAGGTTGGTTAAGAATCCCAGCTCTTCAATTCGGCGCCCTTCATCTTGTCCCACGACAAAAAATGGTAATGTTTGAAGAGAAGTTAATTGTCGTATTCCTATGGGCAATGAAATTGGAAATTTTATGTAAAGATGTCTCAAACTGATCAACTTGCAAAAATCGGTTGGAAACTCTGTCAATGCGCTCCATGTTGACACATTCAAAGTCTGCAAGTTATAGAGCTTACATAGAGAATCAGGCAACCTGTTGATACGAGTCTCTGAAACATTGAGATACCTTAAATGTTTCAACTTGCCAATTGACTCTGGCAAATTTTCAGTGCCAAGGTCAATCAAGTCAATTTCACGTAAGCCTTTAAATTTCCTCAATTGACAGTCGAGGAGATTGCCTGAGCAACGCAAGGTTCTCAGTCTTCGAGCTCTTACTTTTGGAATACTTATGCCTTCCTCTGTCCCAGAAAACAATGATAAATGGAGGACCTCAGGAACATCACTCACCTCTCTATACCTTGAAGTTATGCAGCAATTATTTGAGACACGGAGTGCAAGATCATGTACAAGATCATGCATCTTGCAGCTTTTTATATTTCCGTACTCATCCTTTTTGACATCTTGTAATAAAGAGTTCCACAACAACACATAGAAATAATCATTTCCTATATCCTCCATCAACAGATAACTTTCTTGAGGGGGCTGAAGATACCCCTGGGCCATCCAGCGCTGGATTAAGTCATCCTTTACAATATTATCAtccttttgaaaaattgaacaatatGCAAAACACTGTTTCAAAGATGCTGAGGGTAAGTGATTAAAACTCAACAATAAAGTACTTTCCACATTATTGTCACTTCCAAGTGAATTCCATAATCCACTCTCCTGGATTGACAACCACTCATGTTCATGCTTCTTTGAGTACATCAAACCTCCTATTGCCTTTACAGCCAGCGGCACACCCCCACACCTTTCCACAATCTTTTTACCAACCTCCTCCAAATATGAAGTTTTTCTTGGCCCTCCAGCAGCAAATGCTCTTTTACAAAACATTGTCCAACTATCATCAGGTGATAGTTCACTTAAAGGGTAAACAGAAGAATTTTGTAGGGCCTTCACAACTTTATAATTGCGAGTCGTGACTAGAATTCGGCTTCCCTTATCACCACTTATTCCAATCAAAGCACTTAAGAGTGTTTCCCATTTTTCGGGGATCTCATTCCACACATCGTCAAGCACCAGGAAATACCTTTTCCCACCAAGCTTTTCTTTAAGCTTTTGGACCATCCCCTGAGTATTTGACTCGTCGAGTTTAGTTCCACCAAGAGATAATTCCATTTGATTTAGTATCATTTCGACTCGAAAATTGTCAGACACACAAATCCACATTCTATGATCACTAAAACTCTTTACCACGTCCGGATTATTGAAAACCAGCTGAGCAAGGGAAGTCTTGCCTAGCCCTCCCATCCCTACAACCGCAGTTACAGGGATATAATTCTGATCGTTGCTTTCGGAGCTTTGTAACATCTCTACTACTTTTGTTACATCATCACCTCTTCCCACAATTTCAGATTCGTTAATATAGGGGTGAGTCTGCACAACTGTGGGAGCTTCTACAGAACTGCTACTTGTTAACTTTACTGGGCTAAGACCAAGTTCACCATTTGCACTTTTGTAAAGTTTATCTAGTGATTGATGGATATTCTTGACCTTATAAGCCATCTTGAGACGAAACGCCAATGGGTTTGAGAGGGAAAAGAAGTTGCGTACCTTATTCCTAATTCTGTTTTGTACCTCCAACTTCCTTCGACAAACTTCATATGCATACTCATCCAGAATGTCATCAGCTTCGCACGTCACCACCTTGAGTTTCTTCACCCAATTCTGCACCGTTGGTGTCCCCATCTTTTGCGATTTTTCAGTATCATTCAATAAAATCTGGGCAGTTTCAAACCTTTTGCTGAGGCTTCCTAGCTCTTCTTTGAAAACCCAAGCAAGAGTAGGCCCTTCAACAGCAAGTGGAAGCACCTTCTCTGAGATCCCCTTAACTGCTACAATAACGAGAGATTCCATCTTTGTTCTTGGTTTCTGAAGATAATTAAGCACCAAAAAGCATGTCAATTAGGAAACTTTGTAGTGCTAGCAGAGTTGAGGAGGGCAACAACAAAAGAAGTTTGAGgtgaggagagaaagagagaggggtagAATTTATTATGGAGGGGATTTATATTTGGGTAATTCGAGACAGGTGGGAACAAGTCGCACTTCATAGGATGTCGTGTGTGTGGACTGCGAATGTTCGCAGAAAGTTATAGGGAGAGTGAACTTTACATATAGGACCACACATACGCGGTATTTAAGAGAGAGACTTAATTAACTTGAGATGACTGCAGGGGTCAATTGATCACTATTACAAAGAAGGCTAAACTCGTTGCACTTCAGCAAAAACAGACAGTCGACGACTATAGCTTCACTCACTTTTTCGGAGTAACGAAAAACAGCCGACGACTTGGGCTTGACTCACTGTTTTTGGAGTACGGAATTGGCCAACATTTTGAAAGCCTATTGATCTAAAATTACAGAAGTAATGTATATGTCTGTAAAATGAATAATGCTTTCACATCATTAGCTTTTTATGTATATGTCTGTAAAATACAATAGATTATGCGTGAGTTTCGTTGTTCGTCGATCCACCTTGAATCAACAAGATAATAATCAGGGCTGGCTCCGGGGTGAGCCCAATAAGCCCCTGGGCTTGGGCAACCCTCCACCACGGggcaaccaaaataaaaaatataaaaaaataattaaccataaagtttgtaataaataaaaaagatagcGCAAATTATATAAAGAGGGTCTTTGGGCCACTGGTAAGGCTATGTATTTCAATTGGAAATGGTCTGGTTTGAGTCCTATTGCCTTCCTttcgttcctattttttttatattcccATAGGAAATGGTCAGACCATGTATCTTCCATTTTTGTCTTTCCATAggatattttttctttaatttgcttAAGCCTCCTACTattatttcttttcatttaattttttcatgtgATTTCTACTATTAAAAGTTAAAGGGTTTATTAAACTTTCttgtaataaatatttttatgttttaatcAAACTATTTTACTTTTATAATTCTATTTATTACAATACCTCATATAGACGTTAAAATGGTCCACTGGTAAGGCTATTAATATACAAAGAGGGTCTTTGGGCCACTGGTAAGGCTATATATGTATTTCCATTGGAAACGGTTTAGTTTGAATCCTATCACCTTCCTtttgttcctattttttttatcttcccATAGGAAATGGTCAGGCCATGtatcttcattttttgtctttccataggatattttttctttaatttgattAAGCCTCCTACTATTATTtcttcttatttaatttttttcatgtgaTTTCTACTATTAAAAGTTAAAGGATTTATTAAACTTTCTTGTAATAAATCTTTTTATGTTTTAGTCAAActattttacttttatattcCTATTTATTACAATACCTCATATAGACGTTAAAATGTTTATATTGATTAATCTTACTCATTTAATTTTAACTTCAGTagaatttttttgctaaaaaagatTTTTACTTCTTTAATTTTTCGAGAGTTAGtgtaattaaagttgttcaaaTTTTGTTCAGATGTGTTTTTCAATTGTGTGATGATAAGATTTATTGGAAAGATAGTAGTTTCCAAATAGTATGTGGTTACTTATcaatattgttgaaaaatgtatgcattataatttgtgaaaatttatatgcatctctattaattattttgatgattaattcaatgatatttttattcggcaaatacaaaattatcgaaaagtcgattcccgaattaaatattttcatgaccttgaaatatagcataaagtctcttggattcatgatttatatttacaaagactttattgagctcaatacatgctttaacggtttatttagatgaaattgtgagccacaggttgacgaaccggctgacaaaccggctgtctgaacagaaagctgtgacaaccggacgaccacccggatgaccactctatcaaacggctagtttccaacggctagtttccaacggctagtttccaacggctagtttcaaacggctagtttccaacggctagtttccaacggctaggaagcatatggatggctatataaggcatcaagaactcattaatgagtacatacacaagctacaacattccatattattgcaagagcaaattctcaaaagatcaaagccaaaaattctcattgttcttccactttcatattattcttgagagaaaatttgtacaagtcgtgagcgataattttcataccttcttcacatacttgtatttcctaagtgagtgtttgagtcaaacacttgaaagcttagaagaccaaattcgggttggaatttgggtgttattgtttttgagaagttttcggagaaaattcttgcggttgtgctagctcctcgggaaagctagaggcattcggttcttgtaagcacccgcaagacttacaagttgtaatcttttaaagattagtctaaccttcaagtaattgcttgaggagaagtggagtagggccggaccgtggacaaatccggaccgaaccactataaacgggttctatctctctatctctctattttgattgcatacttattgtttgcatatattgttagagataaatttttattggtaattattactagcaatcctattcaccccccctctaggttgcataatttgggtaacaattggtatcagagcctcggctcttgtttgtagatttaaccatctaagagttaagatccatggcaaccactagtaatgtttcttgtatcgaaggtcaatcgtccaatagacctcccttgttcaccggagaaaattactctcattggaaaaatagaatgatgatctttattcaatccacggattatgatctatggaaaattatcaaaaatggtcccattattcctactaagaaagttggagaagagactatgcctaaaccagattatgagtggagtcatttggaaaaggcttcaatagaaaagaactatagagctatgaaccttcttttttgtgctattactcccaatgaatatgattgtgtttccgcatgtgaatcggctaaagaaatatgggataagttagaaatgtcacatgaaggagatagtcaagttaaggagtccaaaattgatattcttgtgcatagctatgagctcttcaaaatgaaaccggatgaatctatatctcaaatgtttgctagatttgctagtattattaacggtttaaaagctcttggaaagatttacagtcaatccgaaatgacaaggaaggtgctccgttccatgccaaccaattgggacactaccacctccatcatcctacaatccaaagatttctcaacatacacgatggacaagctcatgggatctctcatgacggaggaaatgcatcacaacctcaagggtgaaaaagagaagaaagttaaggatcttgccttcaaaagtacaacaagcaaatcaaaaagcaaggaggattcaagcaacgaaagtgaggatgatgaaatggcgctcatcacaaaaacgttcaagaaactcttcaaaaatagagcatctcgcaaaggcagaggattttcaagaaaagatggaggcaaagaagaaagtagcaaaaaggatccaatcatttgctacgagtgcaagaagcccggccacatcaaaagtgaatgtccatatgccaaaaaatattcaaagaaggacaaaaagagagctatgatggccgcatgggacaatagtgacgatagtagctccgatgaggacgatgagcaacaagaggtcgctaacttgtgtttcatggccatcgaagaaaacgaggtagatctcgactcatcctattcctttgatgaattgtttattgcctataaagagttgaaagtagaatttgaaaaggttgtttctaaaaacaaatttcttaaaaaggttgctaaagatctttcactagaaatagatgatttaattgaagagaaagatattttggaggaagaaaatgaaagtttaagaacctctttggaaaaagaaaaagagtatttgaaggatacttccaaaaacgaatctttagaaaaacaaattgatgatttaactaattctctttcaaaactcactaatggaaaagaaagtttagacattcttcttggaaaacaaatggtttcttttcacaaggccggaattggttataatcccactcaacacaaaaatctttttgaaaaagatgttcctccttctagccattctaaattgacatgtcattattgtggtaaaattggtcatatttctcctacatgtcctatgaaaggatactcatcttctaatgcaaaaaaggtctgggttcctaagaaccgtatcaatgctaaccttcaaggacccaagatgatttgggtaccaaaagtcaagaattgatgtgctattgtaggtatgcttcaaaagttctctcaaggaaggaagttggtaccttgatagtggatgttcaagacacatgaccggtgacaagagggctttcaattctctttcgtctaaagatggtggacatgtcacatttggagacaacaacaaaggcaaaatcataggaatcggtgatataggtaattctcctattattgaagatgttttacttgttaatggtttaaaacacaatcttcttagcataagtcaattatgtgatagaggaaatcgtgttatctttgaaaaatccaaatgtatcattgaaaatgacaaaagcaacaagacactcttcgttggacaaagatttgaaaatgtatatgtttttaatctcaatgatttaagtaattgtgatataaaatgtttttccgctttgagtgaaaatagttggctttggcataggcgcctaggacatgcaagtatggatgctatttcaaaactctctagaaaaaatttggtaaaaggtcttcctaaaatcaaatttgaaaaagatagactttgtggtccttgccaacaaggaaaacaaaccaaggtttcttttaagtccaaaaatgttgtctcaactactagacctttgcaattacttcatatggatttgtttggaccaactcgctctccaagtctttgtggaaactattattgtcttgttgttgttgatgatttctctagatatacatgggtgatgttcctagctcataagaatgaggcttatcctaatttcactaagctttgtagaagagttcaaaatgaaaaaggctttgttatttctaacattcgtacggatcatggaaaagaacttgacaattctttatatgaaaagttttgtgatgaacatggtattggtcataacttttccgtacctcgtactcctcaacaaaatggagtagtagagagaaaaaatcgtactctggaagaaatggcccgcactatgctttgtgaaaactctttgccaaaatatttttgggcggaagccgttaatacctcatgctatattttgaatcgagttttaattaggcctatcctcaagaaaactccttatgagctttggaatggtagaatacccaacattaattactttcatgccttcggttgtaaatgttatgtattaaacaatggaaaagataacttgggtaaatttgattcaaaatcggatgaaggcatctttattggttactctcttactagcaaagcatatagaatttataataagcgcactaatcttgttgaagaatctattcacgtttcctttgatgaatctaatccttgtgctactaaggatgttgttgataatgatgacttagaaattacacatgagattcatgacttgacaattcaagaaaaagttgatggtgatactcaagtagaaagctctcaaatcaaagaagatgaagttattaatcaacctcaagatgccatgggagacaaccaagatctttccaaggattggagattcgtgcaaaaccatccaaaggacttgattcttggagaagtttcgaaaggggtaaccactcgctcgtctcatagaaatttttgtgaaaatcaagcttttgtttctcaaattgagcctaaaaactttccggaagctcaagatgatgaaaattggattttggccatgcaagatgagttaaatcaatttgaaaggaataaagtttgggcattagtacctaagcctcttgatcacactattataggtactaaatgggtttttcgtaacaagctagatgaatccggaaatattgttaggaataaagctagacttgttgctcaaggttataatcaagaagaaggtattgattttgaagaaacttttgcaccggtagctagattagaggctattcgcatattacttgcctttgcatctttcaaaaatttcaagctttatcaaatggatgtgaaaagtgcatttttgaatgggttcataaatgaggaagtttatgtcaaacaacctcccggctttgaagatcatgtataccccgatcacgtttttaaactctcaaaagctttatatggtttgaagcaagcaccacgtgcatggtatgatagacttagttcattcttgcttgacaatggctttactcgtggaaaaattgatactactcttttcattaaagccaaaggtaaagatatgctcattattcaaatatatgttgatgatattgtctttggtgccactaatgataatatgtgcaaagagtttgctaagtgtatgcaaggtgaatttgaaatgagtatgatgggggagcttaacttcttcctcggacttcaaatcaagcaaactaatgaggggatcctaatcaaccaagccaagtatgcgaaagaacttattaagaagtttggcatggaaggatcaaagccaacgagcacaccaatgagcacatcaactaagctagacaaagatgagaatggtaaggccgtcaatgaaaagatgtatcgaggtatgatcggctcattactttatctcactgcaagtagaccggatataatgtttagtgtttgcatgtgtgctagatttcaatcatgtcctaaagaatcgcatttaaaagctattaaacgtatctttaaatatgttggcggttctcatgacttaggattgttttatccacgtggagttgcatttgatttaattggttattcggatgcggattttggaggtttcaaagttgatcgtaaaagtacaagtgggacttgccaatttctagggcactctctagtgtcttggcatagcaagaaacaaaattccgtagctctatctaccgccgaggcggaatatgtagcggccggaagttgttgtgcccaaatattgtggatcaaacaacaaatggaggatttcaatttgcaatatgatcatattcctattaaatgtgataatactagtgcaattagcttaaccaagaatccaattcaacattctcgaacaaaacatattgagattagacatcattttataagagatcatgttcaaaaaggggatattgaacttaactttattagtaccgacaagcaattggcggacattttcacaaaaccccttggtgaagaacaattttgtttcattcgacgagaactcggcatgtctaatcatttatgaaaaagttgtgttcttgatgtcaaaagtttttttttggattcaatgttgagttgattgaattcgtaaatatcatacttgatggagagtacaaatgatcttgataaagaaatcaccctccaaacattttatcatatgattcattttcctgtgtttggtatgcagaaaaacagttttatggtctttaatgctactcctcttaaacgttttctggacttaacctgcatttgtcagtgtagagacccgtattttatttccataattctttatgttttattaaggcatgagttgtgatataaaatggagaatgagttcggatgtcgaatgtgctagaatttagaagttcgggatgcaagtgtaatatgcatgggtgtttaagtgaaggtgtgtgtaggggataattctcccccacatatatttcttttcttttccgggcagacacacacacgtttctctctctctactccctcgaccgactctctctctttctcacctctcctccaaacttctctcttcgatttcatcgccttagaatgagatttcggaaaaatcccaagtactaaagttgttctacgcgacgagatcttcctattgatcgaagaagaatcatgatcggagcactttgaggtttcctccatgttcgggcttgcttctaaccctcgaggtagggatctcctaccttctttacatgtttaagtgttggttagatgtacaagaatcaagtttgatcatttattttgagtcttgaacaaatctgttatatgctgataatttcgtgggttttggaaatctgtcttttgggagccctctgctagaaatcactggcatttgtcatgattaagacctcaaggggcgggtcagggtcgtgacagtcagtcggatgtccaagcggatgtccaaccggacaaccgtgaggttgagacttattcaagcttttgcgttgctaactctgatctattaagtctgttacacttagtttgtatgaacttcatggcttagtgcttaaattgtctcttatatacttcgccgatatgaatttcttgtctctaagcttgcagggataatcattctcggtaatacccctcgcattctttaaaaagctctcttttagggggagcatgtattaaggggacacaacaataaacacccgaacacaattttcttcccctattcttgttcttttcggcgccacccctattcttgtcctattcggcgccgcatcccctatcctatctctattcggtgccgcatcccctattatctctctttcggcgcagcaattcaatcaattcggcgcaccatttcaaacaattcggcgcaccatttcaaacaattcggcgcaccatttcaaacaattcggcaatctcatactctataaattcaacaacacaatctctatctcctcatctatctatctctccttctctctcggcctaaatctctccaaatctctatccttccaaatcgagcaatggcaaacataccgcaagggttaccgtttgagttttacgaaagagatgccgaacgagcagagttcaggttgtttatccaaaccatttggatgcaactctttatcttcattctgctgtgtgcgttacttaccatgagaataccaccatggttcggatggaatgtaaatgtggatactctgtggtattggattggcattatagctgccgttgtagcagccattattcgagaatacgaaaatcaaggacgccaagctctcaatgaacgaagatagagtgctacagggcaagagcggcatggtgctggaaccatggccctattgtttttctctttttagtttttttttatgatgtcacagggggagaaaaagccaagttttaattgatctatcttgccattttgggcaaatttaaaaaattgcttgctatgatctgatgattattgctattactcgttgatcgtagataactgctttggtgcatgtattaagggggagattggcataactcctacttgaataaaaactatcattttgtgtcatcatcaaaaagggggagattgttgaaaaatgtatgcattataatttgtgaaaatttatatgcatctctattaattattttgatgattaattcaatgatatttttattcggcaaatacaaaattatcgaaaagtcgattcccgaattaaatattttcatgaccttgaaatatagcataaagtctcttggattcatgatttatatttacaaagactttattgagctcaatacatgctttaacggtttatttagatgaaattatgagccacaggttgacgaaccggctgacaaaccggctgtctgaacagaaagctgtgacaaccggacgaccacccggatgaccactctatcaaacggctagtttccaacggctagtttccaacggctagtttccaacggctagtttccaacggctagtttccaacggctaggaa carries:
- the LOC131319717 gene encoding putative disease resistance protein RGA3, with the protein product MESLVIVAVKGISEKVLPLAVEGPTLAWVFKEELGSLSKRFETAQILLNDTEKSQKMGTPTVQNWVKKLKVVTCEADDILDEYAYEVCRRKLEVQNRIRNKVRNFFSLSNPLAFRLKMAYKVKNIHQSLDKLYKSANGELGLSPVKLTSSSSVEAPTVVQTHPYINESEIVGRGDDVTKVVEMLQSSESNDQNYIPVTAVVGMGGLGKTSLAQLVFNNPDVVKSFSDHRMWICVSDNFRVEMILNQMELSLGGTKLDESNTQGMVQKLKEKLGGKRYFLVLDDVWNEIPEKWETLLSALIGISGDKGSRILVTTRNYKVVKALQNSSVYPLSELSPDDSWTMFCKRAFAAGGPRKTSYLEEVGKKIVERCGGVPLAVKAIGGLMYSKKHEHEWLSIQESGLWNSLGSDNNVESTLLLSFNHLPSASLKQCFAYCSIFQKDDNIVKDDLIQRWMAQGYLQPPQESYLLMEDIGNDYFYVLLWNSLLQDVKKDEYGNIKSCKMHDLVHDLALRVSNNCCITSRYREVSDVPEVLHLSLFSGTEEGISIPKVRARRLRTLRCSGNLLDCQLRKFKGLREIDLIDLGTENLPESIGKLKHLRYLNVSETRINRLPDSLCKLYNLQTLNVSTWSALTEFPTDFCKLISLRHLYIKFPISLPIGIRQLTSLQTLPFFVVGQDEGRRIEELGFLTNLRGKLGICGLQNVANRGEAQKANLSCKLYIQELSFNWSYRREKKINNDEDVLEGLQPHNSLKGLRIICFEGENFASWMMTPSSTLVLCNLVKINLMKCNKCKQVPALGHLPCLEEIVIEEMENLECIGAEFYGPISEGAAVFPSLRVLIIGLVPNLVKWMGADECAGSVFPCLEVLDMDNCEKLITAPGHFPSIKKLIISSPSSQALEKMSSTITTLERLEFSSISGPELNLVLERMLVKNKFLRQISISDCDDLSFLPSGLGNLVYLSEASLLYCSSLTCFPSGLYLPVSLESLTIYDCPKLMVANPVPNKPMSLKELTLEGFETLTTDWTRFLLSLTGLRSLEIGKFSTELDYFPWPDPFVAAAGEREEEDEAITQQRNHLQYPLVSLESLRLIGWESVKSLPEHLQHLTALKALRLEDFRGLESLPEAEVMQRLTKLCSLYFYYCPLLKERCKKEIGPEWHKIRHIPSIRINGIELQSQDDQLLSN